In a single window of the Tachyglossus aculeatus isolate mTacAcu1 chromosome 14, mTacAcu1.pri, whole genome shotgun sequence genome:
- the C14H12orf73 gene encoding protein BRAWNIN, which yields MPAGVPWSNYLKMLSATMLTMLAGAEVVHRYYRPDLTIPENPPKPGELRTELLGLKERQDEVQSSQQR from the exons ATGCCAGCCGGGGTGCCTTGGTCAAACTACTTGAAAATGCTCAGCGCTACCATGTTAACAATGCTTGCAGGAGCAGAAGTGGTGCATAGGTACTACAGACCCGACCTT ACTATTCCTGAAAACCCCCCAAAGCCTGGTGAACTCAGAACGGAGCTGTTGGGGCTGAAAGAAAGACAGGATGAAGTACAGAGTTCTCAACAACGGTGA
- the TDG gene encoding G/T mismatch-specific thymine DNA glycosylase yields MEAEDPGRYSLQQAQAFYTFPFHQMMAVAPNMEVLNEQQALAEVPVPAVAQEPVQGAAKGRKRKPKSAEPKKPAEPKKPAEPKKAAKSTKSKGKGKQEKITDSFVVKRKMNRFNGVSEAELLTKTLPDILTFNLDIVIIGINPGLMAAYKGHHYPGPGNHFWKCLFMSGLSEVQLNHTDDHTLPGKYGIGFTNMVERTTPGSKDLSSKEFREGGHILVQKLQKYQPRIAAFNGKCIYEIFSKEVFGVKVKKLEFGIQPHKIPDTETVCYVMPSSSARCAQFPRAQDKVHYYIKLKDLRDQLKGVVPNTEIQEVQYTFNLQLAREDANKMAVKEEKYDPGYEAAYGGAYAERSCDNEPYNFSSNGIATSNPEINGGSAFGDIPNGHWMTQPFTDQIPEFNNCGTQEPEGSCA; encoded by the exons ATGGAAGCCGAGGACCCGGGCAG GTATTCTCTTCAGCAAGCTCAAGCATTTTATACATTTCCCTTCCACCAAATGATGGCTGTGGCTCCTAACATGGAAGTACTGAATGAACAGCAGGCGCTCGCAGAAGTTCCCGTCCCAGCCGTTGCCCAGGAACCTGTTCAAG GAGCTgcaaagggaagaaaaagaaaacccaaatcAGCTGAGCCCAAAAAGCCAGCTGAACCCAAAAAACCTGCTGAACCAAAGAAGGCAGCCAAGTCGACAAAATCAAAAGGCAAAGGCAAACAGGAAAAAATTACAGACAGTTTTGTAGTGAAACGGAAAATGAATCGCTTCAATGGCGTCTCGGAAGCTGAACTTTTGACCAAGACTCTACCTGATATCTTGACCTTCAATCTGGACATTGTAATT ATTGGTATAAACCCAGGATTAATGGCAGCCTACAAAGGGCATCATTACCCTGGACCAGGAAATCATTTTT GGAAGTGTCTCTTTATGTCAGGGCTGAGTGAGGTCCAGTTGAATCATACGGACGACCATACTTTACCAGGAAAGTATGGCATTGGGTTTACAAACATGGTGGAAAGGACAACCCCGGGCAGCAAGGACCTCTCTAG CAAGGAGTTTCGAGAAGGAGGACATATTCTGGTGCAGAAATTGCAGAAATACCAACCTCGAATAGCTGCTTTTAATGGAAAAT GTATTTATGAAATTTTTAGTAAAGAAGTTTTTGGAGTGAAGGTTAAGAAATTGGAATTTGGAATCCAACCACATAAGATCCCAGACACAGAAACT GTCTGCTATGTTATGCCATCATCCAGTGCAAGATGTGCTCAATTTCCTCGTGCACAAGATAAGGTTCATTATTACATTAAACTGAAAGATTTAAGGGATCAGTTGAAAGGTGTTGTACCAAACACAGAGATTCAGGAGGTGCAGTATACATTTAATTTGCAGCTTGCCCGAG agGATGCAAACAAGATGGCTGTTAAGGAAGAAAAATATGATCCAGGTTATGAAGCAGCTTATGGAGGAGCTTATGCTGAAAGATCATGTGATAACGAGCCATACAATTTCTCTTCCAATGGGATAG CCACGAGCAATCCAGAGATTAATGGAGGATCAGCTTTTGGGGACATTCCAAACGGGCATTGGATGACACAGCCGTTCACAGACCAGATTCCTGAGTTTAACAACTGCGGGACGCAAGAACCAGAAGGAAGCTGTGCATAA